One Aegilops tauschii subsp. strangulata cultivar AL8/78 chromosome 2, Aet v6.0, whole genome shotgun sequence genomic window, CCCAGTTATCAGCACGGTCTAGCAGGACTATATGATGACTTTTATGTCTGAAATTTCTGTCACAAACTGAACTGCCTGGAGAGGTTTCCTGAAAGAAAGTATGACCGAACTGTTAAACGCGATTATATGGTTTTGAATTTCAGTTTCAGGAATATTACAGCCACAGCCAAAATCACTAAATTTCAGTTTTCATGCCGGACAGTAATCATCACTTGAATTCGATTAAATCCAATCAAATAGTTTGAAATTTTTAAAAACTCTTTTGAATTTGTGTGAACTGCCTAAAATAGTTTGACCAGAACCCAATTATTTCAGTACCTACTGAAATGATCCGAATTTCTGAAATTTCGTTGAATGTGAAAACCATTAAACTAGTTTCTGTCACCTGTTTTACCTTGATACTTTATTCACTTGTTCTGCCATGCTCATTTCCTCTTCTTGTTGTTGCTTTCATGCAGATGCCGTCACTCCGATAACCTGTGCCATAATAGTGTTCCTGTTCGCTCTCCAGCATTACGGCACCCACCGCGTCGGATTTCTCTTCGCTCCGATAATTCTGGCCTGGCTGATCTGCATGAGCGCGCTCGGCGTGTACAATATCATCTACTGGAACCCTCAGGTTTACATGGCACTCAATCCCGTGTACATGTTCAAATTCTTGAAGAAGACCAAGAAGTCTGGCTGGATGTCCCTGGGAGGGATTCTGCTCTGCATGACAGGTAAAGTTCAGTATGAAATGAATCCTTGGTTTGAACAAAAAAAATTGCCAAAATTACACAGGGAAATTTTCCATAAGTGAACTGCCTGACATGTTTGCTCCATTCCAGGATCTGAAGCAATGTTTGCGGATCTTGGCCACTTCTCCTACAGTGCAATCCAGGTACTACTTAATTTCAGCAAGCAACTAGTTCAGTTGCTATGTTATTTTTGCTCAACTCATCATGCTGTTTGGGCAAATGTTGACTCTGCTCCTGGTTTTGCAGCTTGCTTTTACTTCTTTAGTGTACCCTGCACTGATCCTAGGATACATGGGTCAAGCTGCCTATTTAACCAAACACCATGACTTTGACTCAAGCTACCAAATTGGATACTACATCTCAGTTCCAGGTACCTACTGCTTACTTTTTTGAAACAGAGGCAAAACTTTGTCTCATCATCAATTAATTAAAAAGAAGAGAATTCCCCGATTAATTAATTAAAAAACAGGTGAAAACCGACCTACTGCTTACTTGGATTAGTAGATTACCAGTACTAATGCTAGCTGATGATTCTGCATTGCTCTGCATTGACCATTTTATTCAGTAAGCAGACACTAACTGAACACCAAAATTTATTTATGCAGAGGCTGTGAGATGGCCGGTGCTGGTGCTGGCGATCATGGCGTCGGTGGTCGGAAGCCAAGCGATCATCAGCGGCACCTTCTCCATCATCAACCAGAGCCAGGCCCTCAGCTGCTTCCCGCGGGTGAAAGTCGTGCACACATCGGCGAAGGTCCATGGCCAGATCTACATCCCGGAGATCAACTGGATGCTCATGGTGCTCTGCATCGCCGTCACCGTGGGCTTCCGCGACACCAAGCACATGGGGAACGCGTCGGGGCTGGCGGTGATCACGGTGATGCTGGTCACCACGTGCCTCACGTCGCTGGTGATGATGCTGTGCTGGCACCGACCCCCGGCGCTGGCGCTCGCCTTCTTTGTCTTCTTCGGCTCCATCGAGGCGCTCTACTTCTCGGCGTCGCTCACCAAGTTCCTCGACGGCGCGTGGGTGCCGCTCCTCCTGGCGCTCATCCTCGTCGCCGTCATGTTCGTGTGGCACCACACCACCGTCAAGAAGTACGAGTTCGACCTCCACAACAAGGTCACCATGGAGTGGCTCCTCGCGCTCTGCGACCGGCTCGGCATGGTCCGCGTCCCCGGCATCGGCCTCGTCTACACCGACCTCACCTCAGGCGTGCCCGCCAACTTCTCGCGCTTCGTCACCAACCTCCCGGCGTTCCACCGCGTGCTCGTCTTCGTCTGCGTCAAGTCGGTGCCCGTGCCACGCGTGCTCCCCGCCGAGCGCTACCTCGTCGGCCGCGTTGGCCCGCCGGGCCACCGCTCGTACCGCTGCATCGTGCGCTACGGGTACCGGGACGTGCACCAGGACGTGGACTCGTTCGAGACGGAGCTCGTCGAGAGCCTCGCGTCCTTCATCCGGCTGGACGCGCTCTTTCGGTGCAGCGACGCCCGCAGCGATGCCGACTACGAGCGTGAGAATGCCTTCACGGTCATCGGCAGCAACCCGCTCCGGCGCCGCATCAGCTACGACGACACCCACGACAGCGCATCGTCCGTGGAGATACGCGTGGACAGTCCAACGGGCAGCAGCAGGACGAACACCATAGAGCTCGCGGCCGTGGCGGCGCCGCGAGTGGTGAAAAGGGTGAGGTTCCTGGTGGACCCCGGGAGCCCCGACGCGGAGGACAAGCAGATGCTGGAGGAGCTCCACGAGCTGTGCGAGGCGAGGGAGGCCGGCACGGCCTTCATCATGGGGCACTCCCACGTGAAGGCCAAGCCCGGGTCGTCGCTGCTCAGGAGGCTGGCCATCGGATATGGGTATAACTTCCTGCGCCGGAACTGCCGCAGCCCGGACGTCGTGCTCCGCGTGCCGCCGGCATCGCTGCTCGAGGTCGGCATGGTCTATGTGCTGTGACTCACAGACACGGGGCTTCTGTTCTGTCTCTAGCTTCCGGACATGCTGCTGTAAATTGTAATGTGACGGCGTGATGCGTGATGGAAATATATGTTTTGATTGATGAAATGCAAAAATCGTATGCGGTCGCGAGGTGATAGTGTAAAAAGATCGACCGCTTCGCCCAGTGGCGGAGGATGGACAAAAGTTGAGGTAGGGCTAACTTTGGTTACTGgccaccgccgccgtcgcgccgaTGCGTCGCCTTGCCCTACCTGGTCCTCCACCACTGGCTGCGCCGGCCATCCACAGCCCCTGATAGCCGTCCGATCTCTCCCACATGAGCTAGCCTTGGCAACAAGGCTAGTGTTGTGATCGGCCCTCTGCAACAGGAGCTTTGTTGCAATATCCTTGAACCATTTTTTTTCCTTCTGGAACAAGGTCTCTGTTGCAGTCGTAACAAAATCCCATTATTATGGCCCGTCCATACAGAGGTGCAGTGAGTGCGGCGCCGCCCTCCCGTTGCAAAATCGGCTACTATAAAAATTCCAACTTAAAAAGGATCAAAATAATCTAAGTTGCATTAGGACATGCTATGGTCAATCAAGGACAGAGCAACAATGTAAAAATTATTGTCAGCTAACTCAAATGTAATTTGACAGACTGGTACTAAATCATTGGTTGCCGCTACTCACTATTATAATATGACACCTCTAAAGTACAATCGAACCCAATGTTCCAGTTGTCTCACTTTACCTCTCACGGTCACTATTGTGAAGTCCACATGGTATTTAGGGCTAAGTTTTCGATGCAAATGATTTTAATCCATCAAACATTCAAATTAAGAGCATCTTAGACTATTTGATGAACAAACAAGAAACCAGCTTTTATGTATAAAATCAAGAGCATCTTAAACCATTTGATGAACtaataataaataaatagcatCTCTATGTTGGATTCAATGGCAATATACATGTGATGTGAAGATGGAGTAGAGGCACATACATGTGTGATGTCCAAACAAAGAGCTTGATACTGCCGTCATGTTCAGACGACCAAACAAATGCAGTGCTTCTCTGCTGCAAGCATGATACAAGATAAACAGCAGCAACACTTCTTCATTATTCTCTCTTTATATGAATATAACAGACTCGACATTCTGGCATAGTGGTATTCAGGCATTAAAACTATGATTCGTCCAGTAGGAGGACTACTAAATGTGATTGGCACCAGCGGCAGCGCTGACAGAATATGACACGAACCTGACATCGAAGATGATATCCAAATGTTAGTGCTTGTATGGTCAACCAGCAACACATCAAGCACACCTGCAACCAATACAAATTAACACAAACATGACTAATTCTGCACGTTTTTATCAGCAGCCAGTAGATACCATCCAGGCTATTGCTACTGGTTACCGATTGCATAGGTACTAAAAACAGTTGCACATCAGGATTATTTGTTCTCTCCTCCTTATTTTGTTTTCAAATAAATTTCTTCTCATGACCGGGTTCACAGAAGAGGCATTTTTGCAGCTCCGGGTACATGTGAAGCAAAACAATAAAATCAGAAAAGACGACTCTTATTACCCAGGTACATGAAAGAATCAAGATAAAGCAGGGGACCGTCCCTAAATTGTTAGCAAATAATTCAAAACATAAATAGATTGCAACAATACATGGTCAGAACTGAATTGCTAGTGATTGGAAATAGAACAAGGAACTCAATCGTACACAAGTAGTCCTTAGTATCACAAATAGTAGGCATAAGCATGGTTATATAGAAGTATTAACATTTGTCCATTAGAACGAGTGTGGGGTGTCCTATTAACAAAGCAACATCAAGCAATGGAAGTCTATAGATGTGCTTGCTCtacagaagaagaaaaaaagcaCCACCCCACCTTCCTGAAACTGTAGGAGAAAAAAAGTGATCATGCATCATctaaccaaaaagaaaaacaagttTTCAGAGTGGGCATTCACTATTGTTTGGCAGACAATCAACAGATACTGAGGACCTTGCAAATCAGAAGCAATATGCATACAACAATAGCAGGTGGAAATCATTGGTTGCAAAAAACAAAGGATTCAGGGTCCAATAGCAGGTGGGGACTCACAATTGCATCCTTCTGTTTGGTGATAATATCCAGGATGAACAAGCGCTCTGCGAACCGACGTGCCTTTGCTCTTCATCTCTTTATTGATCTGGTCTGCTTAGCACACAAGTGGAAGCTGGCACACAAAGGCATCAGTTAGTAGTTCGTGAAATTACAGAACAACATCAGACCAATATCACAAAGGAGGTTCTAGAAAAAAAAAGCTTGGGACCATAATTAAGAAGCTCCAGTCATCAAACGTTAACAATAGAATGTGATGGCAGTTTGATTTCTTCACTCCTTAACTGGAACTGTAGTAATCAAATCAATACGTTCCCCACTTCTGCTCAAACACAAGCCCTCCGCCAGAAATACGGCGCCCTCCGGCACCCGCCGCTGCCACACAATATTGCATGGTCACCGCCGAGGACGACAAGTCCGAGGGTGAATCAGTGCCAGTGTCCGGTCGGAGCTCCACAGGAGTTCACCAAGTTCCAGGCGGTCGGTCCCTCGACCAGCCGCCGTTGGGCGCCGTCCCAATGGGAGGACTGATAAGGGGGGAGGGGCGGCGTTACCTGATTCCCCGCTAGCGCCGAGGATGCAGTCGCCCGCCACCGCCGTTCCAAAGAGAGAGGATTGATTCGCAGCCTCTCCACGCCGCCACGCCACCTCTGACCCAGGAGAGTCGCCGCTTGTGTGCGgcaagtttttttttttttgagggctTCGCTGAAGCCAAAgcagttgggccggcccagcaaGCAGTTTTATGTGCTCCCTCcgttctactccctccgttcctaaatatttgtctttctacaggTTTCAAAtggtgactacatacggaacaaaatgagtgaatctacactctaaaatatgtctatatacatccgtatgtggtgaccatttgaaatctctagaaagacatttaggaacggagggagtaaaataGATGGCTcgactttgtactaactttaataCAAAGTTACTATAAAGTTGgatcatctattttggaacggaggaagTAGCATTTTACTGACTTTACTGTAGGGGCGCACTATAGCGAACCACTTTTTTTTATTTCAAAAAAAGAACATTTCCCCCCAAAAAAACTACACTATAGCGATCgcttataaaagaataaataATGCTGGAGTGCCCACCTCCTCGGGCTTGTCGAGGGTTGAGAGCACTTCCGAGCCATCTGTCCCCGTGGTGGCGTGCCGCGAGGGCCTGTTGAGGCGTCTCTACGCTGTCCAATCTGCCCGGACGTTGCGTGCATGGGTGATCCGCCTAGGCGGTCTATGACGGGTGGACCGCGGGGCGCGCCCAGGACCACCGTCAGGCGGGGCCGCGATGGCCTCCCCGCATGCAAACGTGGTGTTAGGCTCGCCTGTCGGTGGACTCGCCCCGCGCACTGGGGCTGATCCGGTCACGACAAGTGGGGTGTGCGTCGTGCACACCTGCA contains:
- the LOC109784592 gene encoding probable potassium transporter 9, with translation MEPGKRETWRTTMLLAYQSLGVVYGDLSISPLYVYKSTFADDITHTDSNDEILGVLSFVFWTLTLIPLLKYVSIVLRADDNGEGGTFALYSLICRHANVSLLPNRQLADQDLSTYSLERPPEEVADGSRVRRWLEGHRSLKTALLVMVMIGTCMVIGDGVLTPVISVFSAVSGLELSLSKHQHEYAVTPITCAIIVFLFALQHYGTHRVGFLFAPIILAWLICMSALGVYNIIYWNPQVYMALNPVYMFKFLKKTKKSGWMSLGGILLCMTGSEAMFADLGHFSYSAIQLAFTSLVYPALILGYMGQAAYLTKHHDFDSSYQIGYYISVPEAVRWPVLVLAIMASVVGSQAIISGTFSIINQSQALSCFPRVKVVHTSAKVHGQIYIPEINWMLMVLCIAVTVGFRDTKHMGNASGLAVITVMLVTTCLTSLVMMLCWHRPPALALAFFVFFGSIEALYFSASLTKFLDGAWVPLLLALILVAVMFVWHHTTVKKYEFDLHNKVTMEWLLALCDRLGMVRVPGIGLVYTDLTSGVPANFSRFVTNLPAFHRVLVFVCVKSVPVPRVLPAERYLVGRVGPPGHRSYRCIVRYGYRDVHQDVDSFETELVESLASFIRLDALFRCSDARSDADYERENAFTVIGSNPLRRRISYDDTHDSASSVEIRVDSPTGSSRTNTIELAAVAAPRVVKRVRFLVDPGSPDAEDKQMLEELHELCEAREAGTAFIMGHSHVKAKPGSSLLRRLAIGYGYNFLRRNCRSPDVVLRVPPASLLEVGMVYVL